From a region of the Pontixanthobacter gangjinensis genome:
- a CDS encoding EAL domain-containing protein: protein MKNFLHGLAGKRDNQTDVRSGTRAMVPDALRAKVLDEYDRAGIGWIWATDAAGNLIYLADKATETLGLEIGELLGKPLDELFEIDSSVGKDGLGRPLKFQLKAHNKIRDQVVRFSNGKSEQEVRQVWWSLSGHPVRNSDGEFAGYRGSAADVTVEYERKLIDSKMADFDSLTGLANRHQMDRQIDGTLAAFKSSGRPVALMMMDLDKFKRVNDTLGHQAGDALLIEVAERLKNLVGDKGKIGRLGGDEFQIMFAGEDDRGKLGELADKIIQILSQPYALDDGKRAIIGASVGIAVAPFDGATREELTRASDLALYAAKNGGRGQFRFYATDLKDEEQERESVLEDLREALELGQLYLQYQPVVSISNGHVVGLEALMRWEHPERGFVSPGQFIPVAEDSDLINNLGEWALRTACEAAKKWPKSLRVAVNVSAVQFANPGLPSVVANALAHSGLEPDRLELELTESIFVGDNDETERMFAQLKGLGVRLALDDFGTGYSSLSYLRAAPFDKIKVDKSFVDSCTQKDKNSAKIIAAIVGLSNALNMETTVEGVEAFDQLEVVKSHGAKLVQGFIYSRPLNEEVVLDRIASGEFTIVPDGPDTYRPDRRSVFRRIGVIHEDYYYNAVMRDLSRNGAGLDGIVGVDVGTHLVLDLGEGQLAVCKVVRSENAEIGVEFETQLTSDGSGGLCTRHRISPYTIAAAGLPKKPGTAGPTEGKRDQSTPKFLEVSA from the coding sequence GTGAAGAATTTTCTTCACGGGCTCGCAGGCAAGCGAGATAACCAGACCGATGTTCGGTCCGGAACGCGCGCGATGGTGCCCGATGCATTGCGGGCAAAAGTGCTCGACGAATATGACCGCGCTGGAATTGGGTGGATCTGGGCAACAGATGCAGCCGGAAATCTGATCTACCTGGCTGATAAGGCTACTGAAACACTCGGGCTCGAAATTGGAGAGCTTCTTGGCAAACCGCTTGACGAATTGTTTGAAATTGATTCGAGCGTAGGCAAAGATGGCTTGGGCCGACCCCTAAAATTCCAGCTCAAGGCCCACAACAAGATCCGCGACCAAGTCGTCCGTTTTTCAAACGGAAAGTCAGAGCAGGAAGTCAGGCAAGTATGGTGGTCACTTTCCGGTCACCCCGTTCGCAATTCCGACGGTGAATTTGCGGGATATCGCGGCAGCGCCGCCGATGTAACGGTCGAATACGAACGCAAATTGATCGATTCGAAAATGGCGGATTTTGACTCGCTGACCGGCTTGGCCAATCGCCACCAAATGGACCGCCAGATTGATGGCACTCTAGCGGCGTTTAAATCATCCGGACGCCCGGTTGCGCTGATGATGATGGATCTCGACAAATTCAAGCGCGTCAATGACACGCTGGGGCATCAAGCTGGCGACGCTCTGCTAATCGAAGTGGCCGAACGCCTTAAGAACCTCGTTGGAGATAAAGGCAAAATCGGGCGCCTTGGCGGTGACGAATTCCAAATCATGTTTGCCGGTGAAGATGATCGGGGTAAACTTGGCGAGTTAGCCGATAAGATAATTCAAATCCTGTCCCAGCCCTATGCGTTGGACGACGGAAAACGTGCCATTATCGGCGCATCTGTAGGTATCGCAGTTGCACCTTTTGACGGGGCAACTCGCGAGGAGCTGACCCGGGCGTCAGACCTTGCACTATATGCCGCAAAAAACGGCGGACGCGGGCAGTTCCGGTTCTACGCGACCGACCTAAAGGACGAAGAACAAGAGCGCGAAAGCGTGCTCGAAGATTTGCGTGAGGCGCTGGAATTAGGCCAGCTCTACCTGCAATATCAACCCGTTGTCTCGATCAGCAACGGCCATGTTGTTGGTTTAGAGGCGCTGATGCGGTGGGAGCATCCGGAACGTGGGTTCGTCAGCCCTGGACAGTTTATCCCAGTCGCCGAAGATAGCGATCTGATCAATAATCTGGGCGAATGGGCGCTGCGCACAGCCTGCGAAGCTGCCAAGAAGTGGCCCAAGAGCTTGCGCGTTGCAGTCAATGTTTCGGCAGTTCAATTTGCCAATCCCGGGTTGCCGAGCGTGGTTGCCAATGCCCTCGCGCACTCAGGCCTCGAACCAGACCGTTTGGAACTTGAGCTAACCGAGAGCATCTTCGTTGGCGATAATGATGAAACCGAACGGATGTTCGCACAGCTAAAAGGCCTAGGCGTCCGGCTCGCGCTCGATGATTTTGGCACCGGTTATTCCTCGCTCAGCTATCTGCGCGCGGCCCCGTTCGACAAAATCAAGGTCGATAAAAGCTTCGTCGACAGCTGTACCCAGAAGGACAAGAACAGCGCCAAGATTATTGCCGCGATTGTTGGACTTTCAAATGCGCTGAACATGGAAACCACGGTTGAAGGGGTTGAGGCTTTCGACCAACTCGAAGTGGTCAAATCGCACGGCGCAAAGCTGGTGCAAGGCTTCATCTATTCGCGGCCTTTGAACGAGGAAGTCGTTCTTGATAGAATTGCCAGCGGCGAATTCACCATCGTGCCCGATGGCCCTGATACGTATCGGCCAGACCGCCGGTCTGTATTCCGGCGGATCGGCGTGATCCACGAAGATTATTATTATAACGCAGTCATGCGTGATCTTTCCCGCAATGGCGCCGGACTTGATGGCATTGTCGGGGTCGACGTCGGCACGCATCTGGTCCTCGATTTAGGCGAAGGTCAGTTGGCCGTTTGCAAAGTGGTGCGGTCCGAGAATGCAGAAATTGGCGTGGAATTTGAAACCCAATTGACCAGCGATGGCTCTGGCGGACTATGCACCCGCCACCGGATTTCTCCCTATACCATTGCCGCAGCGGGCCTGCCCAAAAAGCCGGGCACCGCGGGACCAACCGAGGGTAAACGGGACCAATCTACTCCCAAATTTTTGGAAGTCAGCGCTTAA
- a CDS encoding copper-transporting P-type ATPase, with amino-acid sequence MSVSLDVMSEDACHDHEHHSRGNNAPDARPYDMVLEGHKGAVYTCPMHPQVRQIEPGPCPLCGMALELESAAMEDEQANPELTDFTRRFWIGTVLTVPILLLAMGPMVGLGWFRQTLGEGVARWAELLLATPVVLWCGWPFLERGVKSFGSWNLNMFSLITMGVAAAWLFSVSAVVAPSIFPEGILDMHGHVPVYFEAAAVIVVLVLLGQVMELRARAGTGKAIRALLDLAPKTARLIRADNREEEIPLEEVQVGDRLRIRPGEKIPVDGEVLEGHSSVDESMITGEPVPVEKSFGDAVTGATLNGTGSLVLAARRVGSDTMLSQIVDMVTKAQRSRAPIQKYADQVASWFVPVVIGVAVLAFVGWSIWGPPPALSYALISAVSVLIIACPCALGLATPMSVMTATGRGAQAGVLIKNAEALERFEKIDTLIVDKTGTLTEGKPKLVAVLPEEGFTQNDVLRLAAALEKGSEHPLAEAIVKGAEDRNIVLENALDFEAITGKGVRGQVDGRDVALGNSRLLEQLQILPNGSRGKADSRRDEGETVMFVVVDGAVAGLVCVADVVKKTTPAAIKELHALGFRIIMATGDNKRTAKAVAGSLGIDEIRADVLPQDKAMIIDDLQRQGRKVAMAGDGVNDAPALAQADVGIAMGTGADVAIESAGITLVRGDLDGIVRARRLARATMRNIHQNLFFALFYNGLGVPIAAGLLYPWLGILISPMFAALAMSASSISVVTNSLRLRTVTI; translated from the coding sequence ATGTCTGTAAGCTTGGATGTTATGAGCGAAGATGCGTGCCACGATCATGAGCACCACTCTCGCGGCAACAACGCACCGGATGCGCGGCCGTATGACATGGTGCTCGAAGGTCACAAGGGAGCGGTCTATACTTGCCCGATGCACCCGCAGGTGCGGCAGATTGAGCCGGGGCCATGCCCTCTTTGTGGGATGGCCCTCGAGCTGGAATCGGCAGCGATGGAGGATGAGCAGGCCAATCCCGAACTGACTGATTTCACACGCCGCTTCTGGATTGGCACGGTGCTGACAGTTCCTATCCTACTCTTGGCAATGGGGCCCATGGTTGGTCTAGGCTGGTTCAGGCAGACATTGGGCGAAGGCGTGGCGCGATGGGCTGAACTGCTGCTGGCAACCCCTGTCGTCTTGTGGTGCGGCTGGCCCTTCCTCGAACGAGGAGTGAAGTCCTTCGGCTCCTGGAATCTCAACATGTTTTCGCTGATCACCATGGGCGTTGCCGCAGCCTGGCTGTTCAGCGTCTCCGCAGTTGTGGCACCTTCGATCTTTCCTGAGGGCATTCTCGACATGCACGGGCATGTCCCGGTCTATTTCGAAGCTGCGGCTGTGATTGTGGTGCTGGTGCTGTTGGGCCAGGTGATGGAACTGCGCGCGAGGGCGGGAACCGGCAAGGCAATCCGCGCCCTGCTCGACCTTGCGCCCAAGACTGCGCGCTTAATCCGGGCTGACAATCGCGAGGAGGAGATCCCGCTCGAGGAGGTTCAGGTGGGTGATCGCCTGCGGATAAGGCCGGGCGAAAAGATACCGGTGGATGGCGAGGTTCTAGAAGGGCACTCCTCCGTCGACGAAAGTATGATCACGGGCGAGCCTGTGCCAGTCGAGAAGTCCTTCGGTGACGCCGTAACCGGTGCCACGCTCAACGGGACCGGTAGCCTTGTCCTCGCCGCCCGCCGCGTCGGCTCAGACACCATGTTGAGCCAGATCGTCGACATGGTCACCAAGGCGCAGCGGTCGCGCGCGCCGATCCAGAAGTATGCCGACCAGGTCGCCAGCTGGTTCGTACCCGTAGTTATCGGCGTAGCAGTTCTTGCTTTCGTTGGATGGTCGATCTGGGGACCGCCCCCTGCGCTGTCCTATGCCCTCATCTCAGCCGTCTCGGTGCTTATCATCGCCTGCCCTTGCGCCCTTGGCTTGGCTACCCCGATGTCAGTGATGACGGCGACCGGACGTGGCGCTCAGGCGGGCGTGCTGATCAAGAACGCCGAGGCACTTGAACGCTTCGAGAAGATCGACACACTGATCGTCGACAAGACCGGCACGCTCACAGAGGGCAAACCGAAGCTGGTTGCCGTTCTTCCCGAGGAGGGTTTTACGCAAAATGATGTGCTCAGGCTCGCCGCCGCGCTTGAAAAGGGATCGGAACATCCTCTTGCAGAGGCAATCGTTAAAGGTGCGGAAGATCGCAACATAGTGCTCGAAAATGCTCTGGATTTCGAAGCCATTACCGGAAAGGGCGTACGGGGACAGGTAGACGGCAGGGACGTCGCGCTGGGCAACTCAAGACTTCTGGAGCAACTGCAAATTCTGCCCAACGGTTCGCGAGGGAAGGCTGATAGCCGCCGCGACGAGGGCGAGACCGTGATGTTCGTGGTTGTTGATGGCGCGGTGGCCGGACTCGTCTGCGTCGCCGATGTTGTCAAGAAAACGACCCCCGCAGCAATCAAGGAACTTCACGCGCTAGGGTTTCGTATAATCATGGCGACAGGCGATAATAAGAGGACTGCCAAGGCGGTCGCGGGTTCGCTTGGGATCGACGAAATCCGCGCGGATGTGCTGCCGCAAGACAAGGCCATGATAATCGACGATCTCCAGCGGCAAGGACGCAAGGTTGCCATGGCAGGAGACGGGGTCAACGATGCCCCAGCCCTGGCACAGGCCGATGTCGGCATTGCCATGGGCACCGGCGCGGACGTGGCGATTGAAAGTGCCGGGATTACACTGGTGAGAGGAGATCTGGATGGGATCGTTCGCGCGCGGCGGCTCGCCCGCGCCACCATGCGGAATATCCACCAAAACCTGTTCTTTGCACTCTTCTATAACGGACTGGGAGTGCCCATCGCAGCTGGCCTGCTTTATCCGTGGCTTGGCATTCTTATCAGCCCGATGTTCGCAGCCCTAGCGATGAGCGCGTCCTCGATTTCGGTGGTGACGAATTCACTGCGACTGCGCACGGTAACGATCTAA
- a CDS encoding carboxynorspermidine decarboxylase translates to METKAGDPGAFAQFDLSRVDSPAFVVDAQKLRANLQILADIRDAADIKVLAALKAFSMWSVAPIIGEYLDGVCSSGLWESRLASEFYDGEIATYCAAYKPDELEEICRLSDHVIFNSPQQHHRASLILEHGRSQGGGFDVGLRINPQVPTGEVPRYDPSSPGSRLGFPLEQLTEEHMEGVDGIHFHNLCEQTFEPLQQTWDKVFDVIEPYFDRLKWINMGGGHHITRADYERDELIEFLRDAKEDTGCEIYLEPGEAVALDAGILVGTILDNGFNEMPLAITDISATCHMPDVIEAPYRPAMLHEAEGKGAPVRLGGPSCLAGDVIGDYSLPVPNQPGQRIAFLDQAHYSMVKTNTFNGVQLPSIYLWDSETDVLELVKSFGYEDFRSRLS, encoded by the coding sequence ATGGAAACCAAAGCCGGTGATCCCGGGGCATTTGCCCAATTCGACCTTAGCCGCGTCGACAGCCCTGCTTTTGTGGTGGACGCGCAAAAATTGCGCGCGAACTTGCAAATACTCGCCGACATTCGCGATGCGGCGGACATCAAGGTTCTCGCTGCTCTGAAGGCGTTTTCGATGTGGTCGGTTGCGCCGATCATTGGTGAGTATCTCGACGGTGTGTGCAGCTCCGGTTTGTGGGAATCGCGGCTTGCTTCCGAATTCTACGATGGTGAGATTGCAACCTATTGTGCCGCATATAAGCCCGATGAATTGGAGGAAATTTGCCGCCTTTCAGACCATGTGATCTTCAATTCACCGCAACAGCACCACAGAGCTTCGCTGATTCTGGAACACGGTCGGTCACAAGGCGGTGGATTTGATGTCGGCCTGCGGATCAATCCGCAAGTGCCCACTGGCGAAGTGCCGCGTTACGACCCCTCCAGCCCCGGTTCGCGGCTCGGCTTCCCGCTCGAGCAGCTTACCGAAGAGCATATGGAAGGTGTCGACGGCATCCATTTCCATAATCTGTGTGAGCAAACCTTCGAACCGTTGCAGCAGACCTGGGATAAGGTGTTTGATGTAATTGAGCCTTATTTTGACCGGCTGAAATGGATCAATATGGGTGGGGGGCACCATATCACCCGCGCCGATTACGAGCGTGATGAGTTGATCGAATTTCTGCGCGATGCGAAGGAAGATACTGGCTGCGAAATCTATCTGGAGCCGGGTGAGGCTGTGGCGCTCGATGCCGGTATTCTAGTCGGCACCATTCTTGATAATGGTTTCAACGAAATGCCGCTCGCTATTACCGATATTTCTGCAACGTGCCACATGCCCGATGTGATCGAGGCACCCTATCGGCCAGCAATGCTGCATGAGGCCGAAGGGAAGGGGGCTCCGGTCCGTTTAGGCGGCCCGTCATGCCTCGCAGGGGACGTGATCGGCGATTATTCACTGCCTGTTCCCAATCAACCGGGCCAGCGCATCGCCTTCCTCGATCAGGCACATTATTCGATGGTCAAGACCAACACATTCAATGGCGTACAATTGCCGAGCATTTATCTGTGGGATAGCGAGACCGATGTGCTCGAGCTGGTCAAGAGCTTCGGATATGAGGATTTTCGCAGCCGGCTTAGCTAG
- a CDS encoding saccharopine dehydrogenase family protein, whose amino-acid sequence MATVLVIGAGGVSSVCVHKMAFNSEIFTDIHLASRTKSKCDAIAASVKTRCGQEVATYEIDAEEVPAMVNLIRKIQPSLVVNLALPYQDLPIMDACLEAGVSYLDTANYEPKDEAKFEYHWQWAYHDRFKEAGLMALLGSGFDPGVTSVFTMWLKKHKLKTIRQLDILDCNGGDHGQAFATNFNPEINIREVTAPARHWENGAFVETPALSKKVEFDFEAVGPKNMYMMYHEELESLSKFIPELERGRFWMTFGDEYIKHLTVLQNVGMTGIEPIKYQGKEIIPLQFLAAVLPKPETLGETTTGNTNIGVIATGEALDGSGEKTFYINNICSHEAAYEETGNQGVSYTTGVPAMIGSAMMLQGTWAGNGVFNMEQMDPDPFMEMLNEHGLSWNVVEMDAPVGF is encoded by the coding sequence ATGGCGACAGTTCTGGTAATCGGTGCAGGCGGGGTTAGCTCGGTTTGCGTTCACAAAATGGCGTTTAATTCGGAGATTTTCACCGACATTCATCTCGCCAGCAGAACCAAGAGCAAATGTGATGCGATTGCTGCGAGTGTTAAAACCCGCTGCGGACAGGAAGTGGCGACATATGAGATCGACGCGGAAGAAGTACCCGCGATGGTCAATCTGATCCGCAAAATCCAGCCCAGCCTCGTCGTCAACCTTGCACTGCCGTATCAGGACTTGCCGATCATGGATGCCTGCTTGGAAGCGGGCGTGAGCTATCTCGACACGGCGAATTACGAGCCGAAGGACGAGGCGAAATTCGAATATCACTGGCAATGGGCCTATCATGACCGTTTCAAAGAAGCGGGCCTGATGGCGCTGCTCGGTTCGGGTTTCGATCCGGGCGTAACCAGCGTGTTCACCATGTGGCTGAAGAAGCACAAGCTCAAGACCATCCGCCAGCTCGACATTCTCGATTGCAACGGCGGCGATCACGGCCAAGCGTTTGCGACCAATTTCAACCCCGAAATCAACATTCGCGAAGTGACCGCCCCGGCGAGGCACTGGGAAAATGGTGCATTTGTGGAGACACCGGCGCTAAGCAAGAAGGTGGAGTTCGACTTCGAAGCGGTCGGCCCCAAGAACATGTATATGATGTATCACGAGGAGCTGGAAAGCCTCTCCAAATTCATCCCCGAACTGGAGCGTGGGCGATTCTGGATGACCTTTGGCGATGAATATATCAAACATCTGACCGTGCTGCAAAATGTCGGCATGACCGGGATCGAGCCGATCAAATATCAAGGCAAGGAAATCATCCCGCTGCAATTCCTTGCTGCGGTATTGCCCAAGCCCGAAACACTTGGGGAAACGACCACAGGTAACACCAATATCGGCGTGATCGCGACTGGCGAAGCACTGGATGGGTCAGGCGAGAAGACTTTCTACATCAACAACATCTGCAGCCACGAGGCCGCTTATGAGGAAACCGGAAATCAGGGCGTAAGTTACACCACCGGCGTTCCCGCGATGATCGGCAGTGCGATGATGCTGCAAGGCACTTGGGCAGGAAACGGCGTGTTCAACATGGAGCAGATGGACCCCGATCCCTTCATGGAAATGCTGAACGAACACGGCCTATCATGGAATGTAGTGGAGATGGATGCGCCGGTTGGGTTTTGA
- a CDS encoding nitroreductase encodes MTYDEVVLGRRSIRGYLDKPVPRELIEEVLALASRSPSSMNTQPWHFHVITGDPLDRIRRGNTERILAGEPDSREFRRGQPFAGVHRDRQVGVAKQLFGAMGIERDDKDARQDWVLRGFRQFDAPVCVIVTYDRELSESDDTAFDCGAVTTCLVNAAWSRGLGCVINSQGIMQSPVVREHAGIPDDQVIMKAIALGWPDNSFPANAVVSERKSVDEAARFVGFD; translated from the coding sequence ATGACTTATGACGAAGTGGTCCTCGGACGCCGCTCAATCCGAGGATATCTGGACAAGCCTGTTCCGCGCGAGTTGATCGAGGAAGTGCTTGCACTTGCCAGTCGTTCACCTTCCTCAATGAATACCCAGCCGTGGCATTTCCACGTCATCACTGGCGATCCGCTCGACCGCATCCGGCGCGGCAACACCGAACGCATTCTGGCGGGCGAGCCCGACAGCCGCGAATTCCGCCGGGGTCAACCGTTCGCCGGTGTCCACCGCGACCGTCAGGTCGGCGTCGCCAAGCAATTGTTTGGCGCGATGGGTATCGAGCGTGACGACAAGGATGCACGGCAAGACTGGGTGCTGCGCGGCTTCCGCCAATTCGACGCGCCGGTTTGCGTGATCGTGACTTACGACCGCGAATTGTCCGAAAGCGACGACACCGCCTTCGATTGTGGCGCGGTGACCACCTGCCTCGTCAACGCCGCATGGAGCCGCGGGCTCGGCTGCGTGATTAATTCGCAAGGCATCATGCAAAGCCCGGTCGTGCGCGAACATGCCGGCATTCCTGACGATCAGGTCATCATGAAAGCAATCGCACTGGGCTGGCCGGACAATAGCTTCCCGGCCAACGCCGTGGTCAGCGAGCGCAAGAGCGTGGATGAAGCGGCACGGTTTGTGGGGTTTGATTAA
- a CDS encoding type III PLP-dependent enzyme domain-containing protein, producing the protein MHIYPNAAAVVRDLSPDEPVILNRPHAAARAARFFVEKFPGKSLYAVKANPSPELLKILFANGITHFDVASIAEVRLAREAVPESVLCFMHPVKTARAIREAYHQHGVKTFSLDSIEELEKIVEGCSDEKGNPAKDLRLLVRLRVSSEYAELSLASKFGVDVADAGELLQVTRQHCDWLGVCFHVGSQAMTPFAYVQALERVRAAIADASVVIDMVDVGGGFPSIYPGMEPPPLEDYFSVIHRHFYELPIAYNAELWCEPGRALCAEYSSLIVRVEKRRGDELFINDGAYGALYDAAHVEWRFPVAALEEDLRDAEEEFSFFGPTCDDADFMKGPFLLPGDIKADDFIEVGMLGAYGAAMKTGFNGFGNAVQVDVVDEPMASLYRGDRIDPRESDNVVSLR; encoded by the coding sequence TTGCACATCTATCCTAATGCTGCTGCTGTAGTTCGCGATCTTTCGCCGGACGAACCAGTTATCCTCAATCGCCCTCACGCCGCTGCGCGTGCCGCTCGTTTCTTCGTTGAGAAGTTTCCGGGCAAGTCGCTGTATGCGGTAAAGGCAAATCCTTCTCCCGAACTGCTGAAAATCCTTTTTGCGAATGGGATCACGCATTTCGATGTGGCATCGATCGCGGAGGTTCGCCTTGCGCGTGAAGCTGTGCCAGAATCGGTGCTGTGCTTTATGCATCCTGTCAAAACCGCGCGCGCCATCCGCGAGGCATATCACCAGCACGGCGTAAAGACCTTCAGCCTCGATTCTATCGAGGAATTGGAAAAAATTGTCGAAGGCTGCAGCGATGAAAAGGGCAACCCGGCCAAGGACCTGCGCCTGCTGGTCCGTCTGCGCGTGTCGAGCGAATATGCCGAGCTTTCACTTGCCTCCAAATTCGGTGTCGATGTCGCTGATGCAGGAGAATTGCTGCAAGTGACCCGCCAACATTGTGACTGGCTTGGTGTGTGTTTCCACGTGGGTAGTCAGGCGATGACGCCATTTGCCTATGTTCAGGCGCTGGAGCGTGTGCGAGCGGCAATTGCCGATGCCAGCGTGGTCATTGACATGGTCGATGTGGGAGGCGGGTTCCCGAGCATTTATCCGGGTATGGAGCCGCCACCACTCGAAGACTACTTCTCGGTCATTCACCGCCATTTCTACGAACTGCCCATCGCTTATAATGCGGAGCTGTGGTGCGAACCGGGCAGAGCGCTGTGCGCCGAATATTCCTCGCTGATCGTACGCGTGGAGAAGAGGCGCGGTGACGAGCTATTCATCAATGATGGCGCCTATGGCGCGCTGTATGATGCAGCCCATGTCGAATGGCGTTTTCCCGTTGCCGCACTCGAAGAGGATCTGCGCGATGCGGAGGAAGAATTCAGCTTCTTTGGTCCCACCTGCGACGATGCCGACTTTATGAAAGGCCCGTTTCTGCTGCCCGGAGACATAAAGGCCGATGATTTCATCGAAGTTGGAATGCTCGGCGCTTATGGCGCAGCCATGAAAACCGGATTCAACGGCTTCGGCAATGCGGTGCAGGTCGATGTAGTGGACGAGCCAATGGCGAGCCTCTACCGCGGCGACCGGATTGACCCGCGCGAAAGCGACAATGTGGTGAGCTTGCGGTAG
- a CDS encoding threonine ammonia-lyase — MSEQRKPTHEGVLLAAQKIASILPPTPLLPVWIGDVRCWVKVESLQPIGAFKIRGGWHRLSALTEAERSLGIVAVSSGNHAQGVAWAAKRLAIKATIVMPRDAPKVKLDATRALGADIVLYDRPGEDRDAVAARIIARTGAILVHAFADPWVIEGQGSAGIEATAQLGRQPSRLIVCCGGGGLTAGLSLACPEAEVVPVEPVGWDMVGQALEKGEIVKAAADAPKTICDALQPTATGEIVLSVLQGRSQPGVSVTDAEVRTAQRFAFSHLQLVLEPGGAAALAAALAGKVTLDEHTVILLTGGNTDAASFGHTIQIED, encoded by the coding sequence ATGAGCGAGCAACGCAAGCCAACTCACGAAGGTGTTCTATTGGCAGCGCAGAAGATTGCTTCAATCCTGCCGCCGACCCCGCTTTTACCCGTTTGGATCGGCGACGTGCGCTGCTGGGTAAAGGTGGAGAGCCTGCAACCGATTGGCGCCTTCAAGATCCGTGGCGGCTGGCACCGACTTAGCGCTCTGACCGAAGCAGAGCGCTCGCTTGGCATAGTCGCGGTATCAAGCGGGAACCACGCGCAAGGCGTCGCTTGGGCAGCGAAGCGGCTCGCCATCAAGGCTACAATCGTGATGCCCCGGGATGCACCCAAAGTGAAACTCGATGCGACCAGAGCGCTCGGTGCCGATATCGTTCTTTACGACCGCCCCGGCGAAGACCGCGACGCAGTAGCGGCCCGTATCATCGCGCGAACAGGCGCGATCTTGGTGCACGCCTTCGCCGATCCGTGGGTGATCGAGGGCCAAGGCAGCGCAGGCATCGAAGCCACCGCGCAACTGGGACGCCAGCCATCACGGCTGATCGTCTGTTGCGGCGGCGGCGGACTGACTGCGGGCCTCTCGCTGGCTTGCCCAGAAGCCGAAGTCGTTCCGGTGGAGCCAGTGGGCTGGGACATGGTGGGGCAAGCGCTCGAAAAAGGTGAAATTGTGAAAGCCGCCGCAGACGCACCGAAAACCATCTGTGATGCCCTGCAACCCACCGCGACCGGAGAAATTGTCTTGTCCGTTCTGCAAGGTCGCTCGCAACCGGGTGTTTCCGTGACCGACGCAGAAGTGCGGACTGCCCAACGCTTTGCATTCTCCCACTTGCAGCTCGTTCTTGAACCAGGGGGCGCAGCCGCGTTGGCGGCGGCGCTTGCGGGCAAGGTCACGCTGGACGAACACACCGTCATCTTGCTGACAGGCGGTAACACAGATGCGGCCAGCTTTGGCCATACAATTCAAATTGAAGACTAG
- a CDS encoding TauD/TfdA dioxygenase family protein, giving the protein MRPLTPAIGAEILDINLASPEIAEQVPAIRAALLQYKVIFFRDQSLTAEQHIAFARHFGDLEIHPATPKSQPNPEILRIAHGPESRGQENYWHSDVTWREKPSLGSILRAVKLPEVGGDTLFANMHLAYERLSPVMKRFCEGLTAVHDIARVFAKRLGKTPDDLREKYPPQRHPVIRTHPETGNPVIYVNTAFTSHIEGLSAKESNWLLDHLYATAADPEVQCRFRWQVGSLAFWDNRACQHNAASDYFPAKRIMERVTIAGDKPFFKASP; this is encoded by the coding sequence ATTCGTCCGCTCACTCCGGCAATCGGCGCGGAAATTTTGGACATTAATCTAGCGTCACCTGAAATTGCTGAGCAAGTACCCGCGATCCGTGCGGCTTTGCTGCAGTACAAGGTAATATTCTTCCGCGACCAGAGCCTGACCGCCGAGCAGCATATCGCTTTTGCCAGGCATTTTGGCGATCTGGAAATCCACCCTGCAACGCCGAAGTCTCAACCCAATCCGGAAATTCTGCGTATCGCTCATGGGCCAGAAAGCCGCGGCCAAGAAAATTACTGGCACTCGGACGTCACTTGGCGAGAGAAACCGTCGCTAGGGTCCATATTGCGCGCAGTTAAACTGCCCGAGGTTGGCGGAGACACGCTGTTTGCCAATATGCATTTGGCTTACGAACGATTGAGCCCAGTGATGAAGCGGTTTTGCGAGGGTTTGACCGCAGTCCATGATATCGCCCGGGTATTCGCCAAGCGATTAGGTAAGACGCCCGATGATCTGCGTGAAAAATATCCGCCGCAGCGCCATCCAGTCATTCGCACCCATCCCGAAACGGGTAATCCTGTGATTTACGTCAACACCGCTTTCACTAGCCATATCGAAGGCTTGTCGGCCAAGGAAAGCAACTGGCTGTTAGATCATCTCTATGCGACCGCCGCCGATCCCGAAGTGCAATGCCGCTTCCGCTGGCAAGTCGGCTCGCTTGCCTTTTGGGATAACCGCGCCTGCCAACATAATGCCGCAAGCGATTATTTTCCTGCCAAACGGATAATGGAACGGGTAACGATCGCCGGTGACAAACCGTTTTTCAAAGCTTCGCCCTGA
- a CDS encoding SHOCT domain-containing protein, which translates to MLNQGTALLLFVSARVHQVEGWHMHDGSHAFGHSWGCGASLVHTLLGLLVLAAIIITTILLTRRLGSSRAEKSNGKVAMDRLDERYANGEIDREEYLQRKKDILER; encoded by the coding sequence ATGTTGAACCAAGGAACGGCACTGCTCTTGTTCGTCAGCGCAAGAGTTCATCAAGTTGAAGGCTGGCATATGCACGATGGCAGCCACGCGTTCGGCCACTCATGGGGCTGTGGCGCAAGCCTCGTGCACACTTTGCTTGGGTTGTTGGTGCTGGCCGCGATTATAATCACTACAATCCTTCTTACGCGCAGGTTGGGCAGCAGCAGGGCCGAAAAAAGCAATGGCAAGGTCGCTATGGACCGTCTCGACGAACGTTATGCCAATGGTGAAATTGATCGCGAGGAATATCTCCAGCGCAAGAAGGATATTCTGGAGCGGTAG